The Streptococcus respiraculi sequence GAATAATAAGAAGTAGAGCAGTCCTGCTGTTCGGTAAAACCATTTAGTTGATTTGACGTAGAGGGCAAGCCCGATAAAGAGGAGACCGACAGGAAGTGGATTGATAAAGAGGATAAAGTTCTGATAAAAACCCTTGGTATCTAAATTGAAGTCAATGAGGTAAGCCCACAGTGTCTTTCCCCAGTAGAGTGTGACCAAAATGAGGATAAAGCCCATTCTAGAACGTAATACTTTTGATAGCAGATAACGATTTTTGTTCACAAGAGCTTCCTTTCTAGTAATTGTACATTTCACAAAATCTTAGTCCATTATACCATATTTTTAAAATATTCCTTAGTAAGAGAAGTTTTTTACACGGAAAGATGTTTAAAAGTAGATTTTCATAAAGTAGGTTTTTGATACTTTCTTGACTAATACGGACGCACTTAAGCCTCACTAATGCCGGAGTTTTAATTGCTAATTTCTGAGTCTAAGACCTCAAACGCTCCGTCAAGGAGTAGGGAGATCTATCCTACATCGATATCAGCTACTGTAATCTTTTCTAGTTCGTGAATGGTTAGTCGGAACGAGGTTACTTGTTTGCGCGACAAGTAATCGTTTGTAATACTCAATTAAAATCAACGTTAGCACTTTGGGATACTTTCTTAAATAGTGTGGTCGCAAGCAATCTTGAGTCTAAGGTCTCAAAAAAGCCGTGCCTAGCAACTACTTTTTTGTTGCTAGGCATTCCACTATTTCGAATGTATCGCCTTTGGCTCATTTCGTTCAATACATTTTTTTAAAGAGTAGATATTGATAAGATAAAATAGCTATTTTTGATTTTTATTGGGGAGTATAAACAGTCAAAAATCGTAACAGATAAGAGCTTGAAAATCATTTTTCGTACCTTTAGCATGTCAATAAGAGAAGTTTTTTTGAGATATTATACAAAATTTGGTATAATAAAGGTATGATAGAATTGACAGTAAGCCCCATTGTAGAACGAAAAATTAAGCAGGGAATCTGTGTGCTGGAAGCACGTGATTTTCCGTCTCTTGAGGGAGAAAACACTCTGGCTCATCTGTTCAACCAACAAGGAAAATGGGTAGCTCTAGCCTACCTTTCTACCCAGAATAAGGGAATTGGATGGGTGATTTCCAGAGAAAAAATACTCTTGGATCAAGCGTTTTTCAAGCAACTCTTGTTAGAGGCAAGGCAGAAACGGCATTCTTTTGAGCTTTCAAGTTTGACGACTGCCTATCGCTTGTTTAATCAAGACGGCGATGGCTTTGGTGGTGTCACTATTGACCGCTATAATGATTATGCGGTCTTTTCGTGGTATAATGAGTATATTTATTCCATTAAGGATGAGATTGTGGCAGCCTTTCAGGCAGTTTATCCAGATGTTCTAGGAGCTTACGAAAAGATTCGTTTTAAAGGACTGGACTATGAATCAGCCTACCTTTATGGTGAGGAAGCGCCTGAAGAATTGACTGTTTTTGAAAATGGTGTTGCCTATCAGGTCTTCTTAAACAACGGCTTGATGACTGGGATTTTCCTAGATCAGCACGAGGTCAGAGGAACCTTAGTGGACGGGCTTGCAGCGGGTAAACGTCTCTTGAATATGTTTTCTTATACAGCTGCCTTTTCAGTGGCAGCCGCTATGGGTGGTGCAGTAGAGACGACTTCGGTTGACTTGGCAAAACGATCCAGAGAACTATCTGAAGCGCATTTCAAAGCAAATGGCTTGGAACTAGAAGCGCATCGCTTTTTAGTCATGGATGTTTTTGAATACTTTAAATACGCCAAACGAAAAGGACTCTCTTACGATATGATTGTCCTTGATCCACCAAGTTTTGCGCGCAATAAAAAGCAGACCTTTTCAGTAGCTAAGGACTACCATAAATTGATAGCCCAATCGCTTGATATTCTAAACCCTAAGGGAGTCATTATCGCCTCGACCAATGCATCAAATGTTTCCCTTGAAAAATTTAAAAAAGAAATTGAAAAAGGATTCGGTGGCCACAAGCACCGTTATCTTGAGACCTATCGCTTACCGAGCGATTTTGTGTCCAACAAAAAAGATGAAAGTAGTAATTACCTCAAGGTCTTTACAATACAGGTAGAAAAATGAAAATTGTAGTTCCAATCATGCCTCGTAGTCTCGAGGATGTTGCTAATATTGATTTAGATAGGTTGGCAGGTGCTGACTTGATTGAATGGCGGGCAGATGTTCTTCCCAAAGAAGAGATTTTAACAGTAGCGCCAGCCGTTTTTGAAAAATTTGTTGGTCGTGAAGTGATTTTTACGCTGAGAACTAGCCGTGAAGGTGGTCATATTGAGCTGACCGATGAGGAATACATTCACTTGCTCAAGGAAATCGCAAGTCTCTACCAACCTGAATTTCTTGACTTTGAATATTATTCGCACAAGGAAGTCTTTGATCAGATGCTGGAGTTTCCAAATCTAGTCTTGAGCTACCATAATTTTGAGGAAACCCCCGAAAACTACATGGAAATCATGTCAGAATTGACCAGTTTATCACCAGCGGTTGTTAAGATGGCGGTAATGGCCGAGACTGAGCAGGATGTTTTAGATGTCATGAACTATACTCGTGGCTTTAAGACTCTCAATGCGGAGCAGGCCTATGCGACCATGTCTATGGGACATTTGGGGAAATTATCACGTGTCGCAGGGGTTCTGACAGGTTCTTGCTGGACTTTTGCAAGTCTTGATGAGGTGAGTGCACCGGGACAAATATCCCTTGCAAATGTGCAAAAAATCTTGACTGTATTGGAGGAATAAATGCGTTATTTAACAGCGGGTGAATCTCATGGCCCACGTTTGACAGCCATTATCGAAGGCGTGCCAGCGGGGCTAGCCTTAACCGCAGCGGATATCAATGCTGATTTGAAACGACGCCAAGGCGGCTATGGCCGTGGCGCCAGAATGCAGATTGAAACTGACCAAGTTGAGATTACCTCTGGCGTTCGCCACGGGAAGACAACAGGGGCCCCGATTACACTTCATGTCATCAATAAGGACCATCAAAAATGGTTAGATATCATGGCAGTAGAAGACATTGAAGATCGTTTGAAGAGCAAGCGACGCATCAAGCATCCCCGTCCAGGTCATGCGGATTTGGTCGGTGGCATCAAGTATCGTTTTGATGATTTACGCAATTCCTTGGAGCGATCGAGTGCGCGTGAGACCACTATGCGCGTGGCGGTCGGAGCAGTTGCTAAGCGCATACTTGCAGAGCTAGACATCGAAATTGCCAACCATGTGGTCGTCTTTGGTGGTAAAGAAATCGATGTTCCTGATGGGCTAACAGTCGAAGAAATTCGGACGCGTGCCAGCCAATCAGAAGTGTCGATTGTCAACCCAGAGCGTGAAGAAGAAATCAAGGAGTATATTGACCAAGTCAAGCGGGACGGAGATACCATTGGTGGTGTTGTCGAAACCATTGTCGGCGGTGTTCCAGTCGGTCTTGGTTCGTATGTCCAGTGGGATAGGAAGCTCGATGCCAAGCTTGCTCAAGCTGTTGTATCGATTAATGCGTTTAAAGGTGTTGAATTCGGTCTAGGGTTTCAGGCGGGCTACCGTAAGGGTAGCCAAGTCATGGATGAAATCATCTGGTCCAAAGAGACAGGCTATCATAGATTAAGCAATAACCTCGGTGGCTTTGAGGGTGGTATGACCAACGGCGAGCCAATCGTAGTGCGGGGAGTGATGAAGCCGATTCCGACGCTTTATAAGCCCTTGATGTCTGTTGATATTGATACTCATGAGCCTTATAAGGCAACGGTTGAGCGCTCTGATCCAACGGCTCTTCCTGCTGCAGGTGTTGTCATGGAAGCAGTTGTCGCAACGGTTCTTGCACATGAAATCATAGAGAAATTCTCCGCAGACAACATGGAAGAACTCAAAGAAGCGGTAGCGCAACACCGAACATTTGTGAAAGAATTTTAAGAACATGACAAAAACCATTTATATCGTGGGTTTGGGGCTGATTGGAAGTTCCTTAGCATTAGGCATTCGTAGGGATCATCCAGACTATCGCATTGTGGGCTACAATCGTGGTGAGCAGTCTCGACAGATTGCCCTGGAGCAGGGAATTGTTGATGAAGCGACAGATGACCTGAGCCAATTTACACAAGAAGCGGATGCGATTTTCCTCTGTGTGCCGATTCAGCAGACGATTCGCTTTTTAGAGGCTTTCTCTCATCTGCCTTTGAAAAAAGATGTACTAGTGACAGACGCAGGTTCGACCAAGGAGGCCATTGTTAAAGCTGCGGAAGATTACTTGTCTGCTCGCAAGATTAACTTTATCGGGGGGCATCCGATGGCAGGTAGCCATAAGACAGGTGCTATTGCAGCCGATGTCAATTTGTTTGAAAATGCCTACTACATTTTGACACCGAGCCGTTTGACACGACCAGATGCGATTCCTTGCTTGCAGGACATCTTGTCAGGTTTGCATGCTCGTTTTGTAGAGATTGATGCAAGAGAGCATGATTTTGTTACCAGTCAGATTTCGCATGTGCCCCATGTTCTTGCCTCTAGTTTGATGCACCAGGCTGGCGATTATCGGAAGGAACATCCCTTTACCCAGCACTTTGCGGCGGGTGGTTTCAGAGATATGACCCGAATTGCTGAAAGTGAGCCAGGCATGTGGACGAGTATCCTTCTAACCAATCGCAGTAGCATTATCGAGCGTTTAGAAGAATTTGGAGAGCGTTTAAAGGCTATTCGCTACCTCATTGAAACAGGTGATGCCGATGCTATTTGGCAATTTTTTGACCAAGGGCGGCAGATCCGAAAGGAAATGGAAATCCATAAGCGGGCTGGTGTTGATAGTTTCTACGACCTCTTTATCAATATCCCTGACCAAGAAGATACTATTTTGACCGTTCTTGAGTTGCTTCGAGGGATTTCAGTCGTCAATATCCGTATCAATGAGGATAATCGGGCGGATATTCATGGTATTTTACAAATTACGTTTAAAAATAAAGAAGATTTGGAGCGAGCTGAGGGGATTATTCGGACTCAGACTAGCTATCAGGTTTTCGTAGATTAGGAGACAACTATGGCACAAAATATCTATGATATTGCAAATGAATTGGAACGCAGCATCCGTCAGCTACCTGAATACAGGGCAGTTGAAGCGGTGAAGGTTTCGATTGAGGGGAATAAGGACGCAAAAGAGTTGTTGGAAGGGTACATTTCATTTCAACGCGACGTACAAAATCAATTGCAGGTAGGTCAAATGCCAGCTGATGACGTGCAAGAACGTTTGCAGGATTTTAATAAAAAAATCCAAGCGAATCCTCTTTTGACAGAATACTTTAGCAAACAGCAACAATTATCAATCTATATCGCAGATGTGGAAAAAATTATTTTCCAACCTTTGAATGATTTGTTGTAAGAAGAAAGTGGAGTGGGAGAAGTCACGATTTCGGAGAAATCGACTTCCCTCACTTTTTTATGTTGAAAATAGTTCCCTCTAATCAGAGAAGAGATTTTTTGTCTGAGACTTGCTCTCTCGGCTTTTAGTTCTGTGGATTATTGAATACAGAAGAGAAATTTGCTTGCGTTCGCACTAGCTAAGAAAATATCTAAAAACAAAGAAATTCATGCTTAGTCAAGTATAAATTTCTATATTGTCCAAAAAAAGGCAAATTTCAAGTTCAAGTTAGCCAGTCTGTAAAAATTCTCTAGGAGATTTGTAACCCAATATCTTCTTTGGATAGTTGTTAATCCAGTTTTCAATAAATGTGACTTGTTGTTGAGTCACATTTTTGCTTCTCTTAGGCAACCAACGCCGGATGAGTCTATTATGATTCTCATTAGTTCCCCTCTCCCAAGAGGAATAAGGGTGGGCATAGTAGATATGATCGGGGTCAAAAACTTCTGCTAAACGACTGAATTCAGTCCCGTTATCAGCTGTGATTGAGTTAATTTGATAATCTCTGAGGATCATTTTCAGAGCTTGATTGACTGAAGACGCGGACTTATCGGGAATAAGTCGGATGATTTGATAACGACTCTTTCTATCAGTTAGAGTCAACAGACACTCATTTTTTGCCCGTGTTTGAATAACTGTATCAATTTCAACATCACCAACATTCTCACGTTGATTAATGCTTTCTGGTCGTTCCTCAATCGATTTTCCAGCCGGCTTAAAGTTAGGACTCGCTTGTTTTTTCTTCGTTTTCTCTTTCCGAGGATAAAGCATGTCAGCCTTGGTCAACCCTAAGTGCCCACGATGAATCCAGTAGTAAATGGTGGAGACGGAGGCAGGTATCCCTTTTACTTTTACCATCATCTCAGGAGAGTATTTCTGTTTGATGTAGTGAAGAATTTTTTCTTTGAGTTCCTTGGTTAGGGAAGTTTGCTTCACAGAATGTTTGCGATTATTTTGATAGGTTTTTTGAGCGAAGTCAGCTGAGTAGATTATTTCAAATTTTCCTTTACGCACTTGTTGCCTAACCTGACCACGTTTGACTTCGTTGTGAATGGTTTGAGGAGCCTTCTCTAATCTTCTAGCGATTTCACGATTTGAGAACCCTTCTTGAAGCCAACGCTCAATCATTCTACGCTCAGCTAGTGTCAAATGTTTCCTTTTTGGTGTATAATAGTGTTGCATCTCAGAGTCTTTCTAATTGTTCTTGTGGTGATTACAATTATATCTCTCTGAGATGTTTTTTTATACCCTTGACTGGCTAACTTCATTGTAGAACTTTCGATTGTCCAAAAAAATTGAAAAATCTGAAAATTTGTGTATAAAAATTCTTGACAAGTGGATAAAAATGTATTATCATTTTAATAACCTAAAAGAAATGAGAAATGGAGAACTGCAATATGTTATTGAGTTGTCAACTAACATCAACCAATCATACATATTTCTACAGCTACTTTAGATAGTGTTTGTAGACATGGGAACATGGATACAAACACGGGAACGTTACGTTTGTATCTATGTGGCTGTGGTAGTTTTGACGATGCCTACATAGATGATAGATCTAGATGGCATGTCAAGTCAGTCTGTTTTCATTTTACAGTTGAATTGAGGGACCGTTTAGATGTATCTAAGGCGGTCCCGTTTTTGTAGTCCAGACCCTTTCTACTGACTCTTGGGAGGGGACGCCCGACTGACGAGGGCTGTCAGAAAGAAGATGAGGAAGTTGGCTCATTTTTAAGATCCTGTATTCATAAGCGAAGTCATTCTAAGCTCTTAAATAGAATTATTGAGCTGTGAATACATGTTCTAAGGTCGCTTTCTAGCATAGGGCTAGGAAGATTACTTATTTATTATATTGACAAAGGAGATTTCGATTATGGGGTTTAAACAATTTTTTGCAGGTTCAGTCGCTGTACTTTCTACGCTAGCACTCGTTGCTTGTAGTTCAGGTGAGAAATCAGCAGCATCAGATAGTGACAATGTAAAAGTGGGGATCATTCAGTACGCAGAGCATGATGCGCTCTCATCTGCTCGTAAAGGTTTCTTGGAAGCACTGGACAAGGCTGGATACACCGAAGGAAAAAATCTGACCGTTGATTACCAAAATTCCCAAGGAGATCAAGCGAATTTACAGACAATGGTTGAGCAATTGGCTGGAAAAAATGATGTGAACTTTGCGATTGCGACACCTGCAGCTCAGGCTTTATTGAGTGCAGATAGTGAGACACCGTCTGTCTTTACAGCAGTGACTGATCCAGTCGAAGCGGGTTTGGTAGATTCCTTGAAATCTCCTGGGGGCAGCATGACAGGATCGATTGATGCGACCGATGTGGCAGGACAAATTGAGATGTTGGTGAAGGTTGTGCCAACAGCTAAGACCTTCGGTATTTTCTACAACTCAAGCGAGGTGAATTCAGAAGTTCAAGCCAAAGAAGCGAAGAAATTGTTAGAAGAAAAAGGGATGAAGGTTGTGATTAAGACTGTGACGACCACTAATGATGTGCAGCAAGCAGTTACCTCGCTAGCTGGTCAAGTGGATGCCATTTACTTGCCGACCGATAATACGGTTGCTTCAACGGCTTCTACTATCGGAGATGTCCTCATGAAAGCCAAAGTACCAGCTATGGGAAGCGATGAAGCAGTCTTAGAAGCGACTCTCTTTACATACGGTGTGGATTACCATGCAATTGGTGTTCAAGCGGGTGAATTAGCCGTTAGCATCTTAAAAGGGGAGAAGCCAGCAGATTTGGCAGTCAAAACACCTGAAACAGCTGCCGTTGCCGTCAATGAAGAAATGGCAAAAGCAATTGGTATTGATCCAGTAACGATTAAGGAATTGGGAAAATAAACGATATGGGAGAAAAAGTCTATGAGTAAAATCGGAAAATATCTGCTGAATGCGTCTATCATTGGTCTTAGCGCCCTTGCTTTAGCAGCCTGTTCATCATCGGATAGCAAGAAAGGTAGCAACGATACAGTCAAAGTCGGTATCTTGCAGTATATGGAGCACGATTCTCTATCAGCTGCGCGTAAGGGATTTGAAGCAGAATTGGCAGAAAATGGCTACAAGGAAGGTGAAAAAATTACCCTTGATTACCAAAATGCCCAAGGAGATCAAGCAAATCTCCAAACCATTTCAGAGCAATTGGTGGGAAACAATGATATTATCTTAGCCATTGCAACGCCTGCGGCCCAAAGTTTGGCAACTATTTCAACGGATACCCCTGTTCTTTTCACAGCGGTAACGGATCCGCTATCTGCTGATTTGGTCAGCTCGATTAAGGAACCGGGCGGTCTATTGACAGGAACCAGTGACCAAGCGCCGATTGATAAGCAGATTGAATTGCTCGGACAAGCTGTGCCAAATGCGAAAACGGTTGGTATCTTATATACAACCAGCGAACGCAACTCAGAAGTCCAAGTGGAAGAAGCAAAACCGCTTCTTGAAAAAGCAGGCTATAAGGTGGTAGTCAAAGGGATTTCTAACACCAATGAAGTACAGGATGCTGCGACAAGCCTAATGAAGGCGGTCGATGCAGTCTTTATTCCGACAGACAATACCGTTGCGTCAACTATGACCATGCTTGGGGAATTATCTGTTCAGTATAAAGTACCAGTTATCGGTGGCTCGACTGACATGGTTGATGAAGGGGGCTTGTTGACCTTTGGAACGAACTATGAAGCCCTAGGTCGTCAGACAGCTAAAATGGCTATTAAGATTATCGAGGGTGCCGATCCTGCCAAGACAGCAGTCGAATACCCAGAAACAGTTAACCTACACGTTAACGAAGACATGGCGAAAAAGCTAGGCATTGATACCTCAAAACTTTCTGTATCAAACTAAACTATCAAAAAGCAACGAGGCTGGACACTTTTGTCTCAGCTTCCTATTAAAGGAGAACATTGTGGATCTTATATTATCAAGTATATCGCAAGGACTATTGTGGTCGATTATGGCGATTGGTGTGTATTTAACATTTCGGATTTTAGACATTGCGGATTTGACAGCAGAAGGGGCCTACCCTATGGGGGCTGCAATCTGTGCCACAGGGATTGTTAATGGTATGAATCCCCTACTAGCCACCTTGCTTGCTTTTGTAGGAGGCATGCTTGCGGGTCTTATCTCGGGTTTGCTCCACACCAAAATGAAAATTCCAGCCCTACTAACAGGGATTGTCACTCTGACAGGGCTCTATTCGATTAACTTGAAAATCCTTGGTAAGGCCAATGTGGCACTCTTACGCCAGCATACCTTGGTGAGTCAATTGCAGAAAATGGGCTGGAGTAAAACCTATGCGGTTCTGCTGATCGGTGCGATTTTTGTCGTATCAGTGATTGTTCTTTTGACCTTGTTGTTAAATACGCAGGTTGGTCTTGCTCTTCGTTCAACAGGGGATAATATTCCGATGAGTGAGGCAAATGGTATCAACGTTGATAAGATGAAGATTTACGGCTATATGTTGTCCAATGGCCTAATTGCCCTTTGTGGGGCGCTTCTAACGCAAAACAATGGCTACGCCGATTTGAACTCAGGGACAGGAACTATCGTTATCGGTCTTGCTTCTGTCATCATTGCAGAAGTCATCTTGCGCAATCTTCGTATTGGTTGGCGCTTGGCCTCCGTCGTTCTAGGCTCTGTCATCTATCGGTTGATTATCCTGGCTATTCTTGAAATTCCAGGTATGGATGCGGACTTGGTGAAATTGTTTTCAGCAACTCTTCTTGCTCTTGTCCTCTTTGTGCCAGAATTGCAGAAAAAATGGCAGATTCGCAAGCCAAATCTATCAGAAAAATCAGCTTAGGAGGGATGAGAAGATGACAACAATTTTATCAATTCAAGAGATTCATAAGACCTTCGAAGCAGGGACCATCAATGAAAACCATGTACTGCGTGGGATGAATTTGGATGTTCAAGAAGGGGATTTTATCTCCATTATTGGAGGAAATGGTGCAGGGAAGTCGACCTTGATGAACAGCCTAGCGGGTGCCTTGACGGTTGATTCAGGAGATATTTTACTAGAAGGCAAGTCCATTAAACATGTTCCAGCAGCAAAACGAGCGCGGGAGATTAGCCGGGTCTTTCAAGATCCGAAAATGGGGACGGCATCTCGTCTGACCATTGAAGAAAATATGGCAGTTGCCTATCGTCGTGGTCTTGCCCGTGGCTTGAGCTGGGGAGTGAAAGACAGCGAGCGCAAAATTTTCAAGGAAGCCTTGCAAGAATTGGACTTAGGGCTTGAAAATCGGATGAAGGTAGACACCCAATTTCTATCAGGTGGTCAGCGTCAGGCTTTGACCTTGCTCATGGCCTCGCTCGTCAAACCAAAAGTCTTGCTTCTAGACGAGCATACGGCAGCCCTTGATCCAAAGACCAGTGACATGGTGATGAAGTTGACCAAAAAAATTGTGGAGAAGGACAAGTTGACAGCTTTGATGATTACCCACAATATGGAAAATGCGATTGAATATGGAAATCGTCTGGTCATGCTCCACCAAGGTCGTATTGTTGTGGATGTACGCGGTGAAGAAAAAGCCAATTTGACGGTTCAAGATTTGATGGATTTATTCCATAAAAATAGCGGCCAGAAATTGACCGATGATGAGATGGTGCTCTAATAAGACGGAAAAAGCCCAATTGCTGGGCTTTTTATGTAACAATTCTTCGAATTATGATTCGTGTGATGAACGATTGCCATCACTTGTTCAAACAATATCTCCCAACTCCATTGAAGAAGTAGTGATAAAGTCGATAAAGTTTTTCAAATCTGTTGAGAGTAGCTTATCCTTGCGGTAGGCCGCATAGTAAATACGGGCATCTTTAAGGGCATCCATTTCAATCACTTCGATATCTTCGATGCTACTGAGGAAATCAAACTTGGGAATAATTGCAAGGCCAAAACCTTGAGCGACAAGACCTGCAACTGTTTCATCTTCACTGACTTCAAAGGCAATTTGAGGTTTGTCCTCAAAGGGTTGGTAGAGTTGTTCGATGACAGGGCGGACACCGCTCCGTTTGGAAAACCACACTTGGGGGAAAATTAAGGTATCTTCCAAAGTGACGGTCTCCTGCGCGGAGAGCGGATGCTGTTTGGGAACAATCAAGACTAGGTCTTGAGAGAAGATAGGAATGTAGGAAATTGTAGGGTATTCATCGAGTTTGGAGCAGAATGCCAAGTCGTATTTGTCATGAATGAGGCCCTCGATCATATCAAGGGACATTCCGCTATCATTATGAAAATCAAAGATAGCATCTGTCTCTGGATAGGCTTCGATGAATTTTCGTACGAGTTGGGGAACCGCTTTTCGACCCAGAACTCGGAGAAGGGTCAGATGGATATTAGGCTTGTTGGTATAACGCCGCTGTAAATTTTGCACCCCAGAGTCCAAAATAGCAAGGGAGGACTGGACCGTTGTGTAAAACTCCTTTCCTTGTTCTGTCAGGATAACATTGCGTCCCTGCTTGGTCAACAGAGGTACTTGTAGTTCTTCTTCCAACATGGCAATGGCGTGGCTTAGAGTTGGTTGTGTGATATGCAGGCTCTTTGCTGCATCGGTATAATGCTCTAAATCGGCTAATGTGAGGAAATAGCGGAGATGTTGTAGGTTCATAGGTTATCCTTCCTTTTTGTCATTCTTTCTGCTTACTTTTATTATAGCATAAAATATATAAATTTTTTCTATCAATCCTTGTGAAAAAAT is a genomic window containing:
- a CDS encoding LysR family transcriptional regulator, producing the protein MNLQHLRYFLTLADLEHYTDAAKSLHITQPTLSHAIAMLEEELQVPLLTKQGRNVILTEQGKEFYTTVQSSLAILDSGVQNLQRRYTNKPNIHLTLLRVLGRKAVPQLVRKFIEAYPETDAIFDFHNDSGMSLDMIEGLIHDKYDLAFCSKLDEYPTISYIPIFSQDLVLIVPKQHPLSAQETVTLEDTLIFPQVWFSKRSGVRPVIEQLYQPFEDKPQIAFEVSEDETVAGLVAQGFGLAIIPKFDFLSSIEDIEVIEMDALKDARIYYAAYRKDKLLSTDLKNFIDFITTSSMELGDIV